The sequence below is a genomic window from Tistrella bauzanensis.
GCTTGTTGGACGAACTGGTGGTAAATGGGGCGCGCCTGCTTGCCATGTCCATCAGTCTCCAACTGATATGGCGGATTTCCTATGATCACGTCGAATTGCATGTCGCCCCCAAAAATCTCGGCGATCCGAGACTTGATATCGTTGGTATGGATGAACGCATAGGCGTGGGTTTCAAATCCCTCGCCTCGGTCTAATGTTTCTTTGCTCGCGCCGCAGAATTTGCACTTCCCGGCCATCCATGTGTGTTCAGTGCGCTCGAACCAAATATTGCCGCTCTCGGTGGCAAACCCCTTCGCCACTGAATGTTCGCCATTGGCGTGTTTCGAACAATATAGGCTGCGCCGCGCAAGCAGGCTGGTTAGCTTGGTGATGCCGACGCCAAATATTTGCCGCATCAAGATATGATCGACCCGAGTTTGCAGATCGGGGATTTCCGCCGCCAGCCCGGTGATCAGCCGCGTGGTGATCTCCCGCAGGAACACGCCGGATTTCGTGAACGGGTCAAGGAACGTGACCGTGCTATCCGCCCAGATATTTGCGCCGCCGTTACTGGTGGCCCATGCCTCCGCCAGTGTATCGAGCATACGGTTGGCAAACTCCGGCGGAGTGAACACCTCGTCGTTGGAGAGGTTGGCAATGCAGGTAAGAACATCGGGATTGCGCCCCCGCAGCGTAAACCCCACCTGCTCGTTCATACGGCTTCCCCCGTCTCGCCGCTGGCAAATCCAGCCAGATCACGCGGCGTCATCGGCGGATATACTTTGGTGGGCGTAAATATCTCGTGCCTGCCGAGTTGGGAAAACAACGAGTCTTCGGCGCTGAAGCCCGCCATGCCGGTCAGCACGTCCAACCGGAAATCGCGTCGCTGAAACTTGCCTTTGCCGAGGTATCCCCACTCCACCATGCTGATCGGCGCGCCGTTCATGTCGCGCATGGTCATGGCATCGCCATGAACGACATTGAGCGACAGCACGAAGAACGCCGCGCGATACAAGTCATCCGCATCGTCCACCAGATTGAGATATTCGGCGAACACTTCCAGCATGTTCGCCCGGCATTCGGCGATATTGTCCGGCAGCAATTCGATCCCGTAGCAGCACATCAGCGCAAGCAGCGCGTAGTGCCGCTTCTCGAAGGCGGACTTGCCAAATTTTTTCTCGACGGCGGCCAGCTTGCGTTGCAGGACCGGGACCAGAAAATTTCCGCTGCCGCAGGCTGGCTCCAGAAAGCGGGAATCAATGCGCTCGGTCTCGCCCTTGACAAGATCGAGCATCTTTTCAACCAGCCACGGCGGGGTGAATACCTCTCCGTGATCGGCGA
It includes:
- a CDS encoding N-6 DNA methylase translates to MNLIKSKKRVADHGEVFTPPWLVEKMLDLVKGETERIDSRFLEPACGSGNFLVPVLQRKLAAVEKKFGKSAFEKRHYALLALMCCYGIELLPDNIAECRANMLEVFAEYLNLVDDADDLYRAAFFVLSLNVVHGDAMTMRDMNGAPISMVEWGYLGKGKFQRRDFRLDVLTGMAGFSAEDSLFSQLGRHEIFTPTKVYPPMTPRDLAGFASGETGEAV